The proteins below are encoded in one region of Pseudomonas entomophila L48:
- a CDS encoding glycosyltransferase family 61 protein: MESDITKLGEVPVASRQAWTLAAYRYMARKRLARKADLDIKRVAAKSWDIAPGETTLSPPAFYLPNQMERVTGWEGKRFYPYVHPGRTMEGGITTEQGPTRGYLIKDVWLVDGALYKGEASHWLSLKPSTFPRIIVEHELERAAAYCTQNGNTWFGTWLMEDCPTYALACEEGVPITTAPSKRFPLFTQGPAYEDWLGMQPLRLRSAFIRELVLFDDLSNNCSRHLRYRAMGDKLLSHVAHAPHPGVFILRGSDGDLRLLRNELEIAEHLRKHRGFRVIDPMKNDVPTIIAACAGARVVIGVEGSQLVHGVNVMQAGCTLLALQPPNRFVSYYKYLTDRDHQHYAFVVGVPEGEGFRIDIDEVERTLDLLPS, translated from the coding sequence ATGGAAAGCGATATCACGAAGCTCGGCGAAGTGCCCGTAGCCAGTCGGCAGGCCTGGACCCTCGCTGCCTACAGGTACATGGCGAGGAAGCGCCTCGCACGCAAGGCGGACCTGGACATCAAGCGCGTGGCGGCTAAAAGCTGGGACATTGCCCCGGGCGAAACCACGCTCTCGCCCCCGGCGTTCTACCTGCCCAACCAGATGGAGCGGGTGACCGGTTGGGAGGGCAAGCGCTTCTACCCCTATGTGCACCCCGGGCGCACCATGGAAGGGGGCATCACCACGGAGCAAGGCCCGACACGGGGCTACCTGATCAAGGATGTCTGGTTGGTCGACGGCGCCCTGTACAAGGGTGAAGCCAGCCACTGGCTGTCGCTGAAACCGAGCACGTTCCCGCGGATCATCGTCGAGCATGAGCTTGAACGGGCGGCGGCCTACTGCACGCAGAACGGCAATACCTGGTTCGGTACCTGGCTGATGGAAGACTGCCCGACCTACGCCCTTGCATGCGAGGAGGGTGTTCCGATCACTACCGCGCCATCCAAGCGATTTCCACTGTTCACCCAAGGGCCGGCCTACGAAGACTGGCTGGGGATGCAGCCACTGCGGCTGCGCAGCGCGTTCATCCGCGAACTGGTGTTGTTCGACGACCTGAGCAATAACTGCAGTCGACACCTGCGCTACCGGGCCATGGGCGACAAACTGCTGTCGCATGTGGCGCATGCGCCGCATCCCGGCGTATTCATCCTGCGCGGTAGTGACGGTGACCTGCGTTTGCTGCGCAACGAGCTGGAGATTGCCGAGCACCTGCGCAAACACCGGGGTTTTCGGGTCATCGATCCGATGAAGAACGATGTCCCGACCATCATCGCGGCCTGTGCGGGGGCGCGGGTGGTGATCGGCGTCGAAGGGAGCCAGCTGGTCCATGGCGTCAACGTCATGCAGGCAGGCTGCACCTTGCTGGCGTTGCAGCCCCCCAACCGTTTTGTCAGTTACTACAAGTACCTGACCGACCGGGACCATCAGCACTATGCCTTCGTGGTCGGCGTACCGGAAGGCGAAGGTTTCAGGATCGATATCGACGAGGTCGAACGCACATTGGACCTTTTGCCATCCTGA
- a CDS encoding polysaccharide biosynthesis/export family protein: protein MVRLLLTLLGVLMLWSGASGANEPTTPYLLSPGDKVLISVWQEDTLRRETTVLPDGSITFPLAGRVDVAGLDAATAAQKISVKLKTYLAEPNVSVDIINPAGNVVYVQGKVIKPGPVPMAGPTAVLQALSLSGGLDKFADVSDIKVIRIQGNDQKVLPVRYKDLVSGRDLSTNFQLQAGDTLVVP from the coding sequence ATGGTGCGTTTGCTGCTTACCCTGCTGGGCGTGCTGATGCTGTGGTCTGGTGCATCTGGCGCCAACGAACCGACAACCCCTTACCTGTTGAGCCCCGGTGATAAGGTGCTGATTTCCGTCTGGCAGGAGGATACCCTGCGGCGGGAAACCACCGTGCTTCCCGATGGCAGCATCACCTTCCCATTGGCTGGCCGAGTCGATGTAGCCGGGCTGGATGCTGCAACGGCCGCACAGAAGATCAGCGTCAAGCTTAAAACCTACCTTGCCGAGCCGAATGTCAGTGTCGACATCATCAACCCGGCCGGCAATGTCGTCTATGTCCAGGGCAAAGTCATCAAACCGGGCCCTGTACCGATGGCTGGGCCGACCGCCGTGCTCCAGGCGTTGAGCCTGTCGGGCGGACTGGACAAATTCGCGGACGTAAGCGACATCAAGGTTATCCGCATCCAGGGCAACGACCAAAAAGTGCTGCCGGTACGTTACAAGGACCTGGTTTCCGGCCGTGACCTTTCCACCAACTTTCAACTCCAGGCGGGCGACACCTTGGTCGTCCCATGA
- a CDS encoding EAL domain-containing protein, with translation MTLSQLSHEAPPPTPGALRQTLNRLLPVGFALIGIGLSVALGYLDAQRERNEQLGNLAARLAGMRGALEAQLGAAFGEAEGIAQLIAADGGISPAHFHGMARDALQSVPYMRHIALAPGDVIFDVYPMQGNERLIGLDYRQLPDQFPLLQSARNQARPVLAGPLQLYQGGRALIYRRPVFITGKRGVQFYWGNVSIVADIDRLLLTAGLRPDTEFELAVRGVDGKGADGALIWGDPRLFEASQVKMTVDVPGGVWQLVAAPRASAAGLDLFASPLFLFALSCTGLFSLFVAQLNRKQRLLELRNRELRQYQAQLERLAHYDTITGLPNRVLFQQQLTEAILRDHGLAVLMLDIDGFKQVNDSLGHPMGDLLLQQATARFLQELHSQDRVCRLGGDEFVFMLQGAQGQVQHQIRALLRCLQRPFDLNGNATLVTGSIGLAWSPQHGEDADSLLRHADTAMYAAKESGRNAWRPYHPDMTERLQQRLELERNLRRALEHNEFELWYQPKVDLFSGQLEGVEALLRWRDPHHGLVSPAEFIPLAERTGLIIPLGERVLELACAQLAAWRAGDGLPGPLAINVAALQIERSDYVTSLASALERHGLPANLLEVEITESLLMESQQQACAVLAQLQAMGVATAVDDFGTGYSSLAYLRALPIDHLKIDRAFIKDLPEDDDAVAVARAIIDLGHALGFRITAEGIETQAQFDFLRNAGCDQGQGFLFGRPMPAADLARWLAANESRRRGA, from the coding sequence ATGACCCTTTCCCAACTCTCCCATGAAGCGCCGCCGCCCACCCCGGGTGCGCTGCGCCAAACGCTTAACCGCCTGCTGCCGGTCGGCTTCGCCCTGATCGGCATCGGCCTGTCGGTTGCCCTCGGCTACCTCGATGCGCAGCGCGAACGCAACGAACAACTGGGCAACCTTGCCGCGCGCCTGGCCGGGATGCGCGGGGCGCTGGAGGCTCAGCTGGGCGCCGCGTTCGGTGAAGCCGAAGGCATTGCCCAGTTGATCGCCGCCGATGGCGGCATCAGCCCGGCGCATTTCCATGGCATGGCCCGCGATGCCTTGCAGTCGGTGCCCTACATGCGTCATATCGCGCTGGCGCCGGGGGATGTGATCTTCGATGTCTACCCGATGCAGGGCAATGAGCGCTTGATCGGGCTGGACTATCGCCAGTTGCCGGATCAATTCCCGCTCCTGCAATCGGCGCGCAACCAGGCACGGCCCGTATTGGCTGGCCCCCTGCAGCTGTACCAGGGCGGCAGGGCGCTGATCTACCGACGCCCGGTGTTCATCACGGGCAAGCGTGGCGTGCAGTTCTACTGGGGCAATGTGTCGATCGTGGCCGATATCGACCGGCTGCTGCTGACCGCCGGGTTGCGCCCGGACACCGAGTTTGAACTGGCCGTGCGCGGTGTCGACGGCAAGGGTGCCGATGGCGCGCTGATCTGGGGCGACCCCCGGTTGTTCGAAGCGTCCCAGGTGAAGATGACCGTCGATGTGCCCGGCGGTGTCTGGCAGTTGGTGGCCGCGCCTCGGGCGAGCGCGGCGGGGCTGGACCTGTTCGCCTCGCCGCTGTTTCTGTTCGCCTTGAGCTGCACCGGGTTGTTCAGCCTGTTCGTCGCCCAGCTCAACCGCAAGCAGCGTTTGCTTGAACTGCGTAACCGCGAGTTGCGCCAGTATCAGGCGCAACTGGAACGTCTGGCCCATTACGACACCATCACCGGGTTGCCCAACCGTGTGCTGTTCCAGCAACAGTTGACCGAGGCCATCCTGCGGGACCATGGCCTGGCGGTACTGATGCTCGATATCGACGGCTTCAAGCAAGTCAACGACAGCCTCGGCCATCCCATGGGCGACCTGTTGCTGCAGCAGGCCACCGCGCGCTTCCTGCAGGAACTGCATAGCCAGGATCGGGTATGCCGCTTGGGGGGCGACGAGTTCGTGTTCATGCTGCAGGGTGCCCAGGGGCAGGTGCAGCACCAGATCCGCGCCTTGCTGCGTTGCCTGCAGCGGCCGTTCGACCTCAACGGCAATGCCACCCTGGTCACCGGTAGCATCGGCCTGGCCTGGAGCCCCCAGCACGGTGAAGACGCCGACAGCCTGCTGCGCCACGCCGACACCGCCATGTACGCGGCCAAGGAGAGCGGGCGCAACGCCTGGCGCCCGTACCACCCGGACATGACCGAGCGCCTGCAGCAACGTCTCGAGCTGGAACGCAACCTGCGCAGGGCGCTGGAGCACAACGAGTTCGAGCTGTGGTACCAGCCCAAGGTCGACCTGTTCAGTGGGCAACTGGAAGGTGTCGAGGCACTGCTGCGCTGGCGTGATCCGCACCATGGCCTGGTGTCTCCGGCCGAATTCATTCCGTTGGCCGAGCGCACCGGCCTGATCATTCCGCTGGGCGAGCGGGTGCTGGAGCTGGCCTGTGCCCAACTGGCCGCCTGGCGTGCCGGCGATGGCTTGCCCGGGCCGCTGGCGATCAATGTGGCGGCCTTGCAGATCGAGCGCAGCGACTATGTCACCAGCCTGGCGTCGGCGCTGGAGCGCCACGGCCTGCCGGCCAACCTGCTGGAAGTGGAAATCACCGAAAGCCTGTTGATGGAGAGCCAGCAGCAAGCCTGTGCGGTGCTCGCCCAGTTGCAGGCCATGGGCGTGGCCACCGCAGTGGACGACTTTGGCACCGGCTACTCGTCGCTCGCCTACCTGCGAGCCCTGCCGATCGACCACCTGAAGATCGATCGGGCCTTCATCAAGGACTTGCCCGAGGACGACGACGCCGTGGCCGTGGCCAGGGCAATCATCGACCTGGGGCATGCCCTGGGTTTCAGGATCACCGCCGAGGGTATCGAAACCCAGGCCCAGTTTGACTTCCTGCGCAATGCCGGGTGCGATCAGGGCCAGGGCTTCCTGTTCGGGCGTCCGATGCCCGCCGCCGACCTGGCGCGTTGGCTGGCGGCCAATGAAAGCCGCCGCCGTGGTGCATGA
- the eppA gene encoding EPS-associated small membrane protein EppA, protein MRSTLFIKSIFLLVLISGAARAADSYINQSSVIPLATAGWLFGFAVIGFVAVANRKRI, encoded by the coding sequence ATGCGCTCGACACTGTTCATCAAGTCGATTTTCCTGTTGGTGCTTATTAGTGGCGCAGCGCGAGCGGCCGATTCTTATATCAATCAGTCCAGTGTCATTCCTCTGGCGACGGCAGGTTGGCTGTTTGGCTTCGCCGTCATCGGTTTTGTCGCGGTAGCGAATAGAAAACGGATCTGA
- a CDS encoding dermonecrotic toxin domain-containing protein, with the protein MPNDIPHQLLLQQRLPTWAHQATAKQWRLLTNALAPVQGTTEQPPGWFANAAPDLREQLQASQSRLVRSQQALARAIKPLRQISEFAEPLLADRLHTEHGFDHPLRNTELIRIHHRWTHQVDVAHHERSTLLEAALHNFADNLTFSRDSALAPSEGIQVHKTTVTGQTTLGDSETWVDVAMASETYTIAALGLSPEDFARTCRELDLGQRYQDHLASVFAPSKVAKLSKQVYRDQLRLAADIGFLRHRLTGAALDTLKTLLDSGTSLPCTRLSLFDIPLHEVLIMDAGESGLLVSLPGQDQALRQFTGMDSVHEQLCNDLLDAAFRQRFLDYVPRLQQATFLDRLRQNLDANGKSPTDQHWPRRAQADLHMAQLPVTGEIFDFLHNDHVARLQAEARLFAVPTADADERERKRRLALWESAGLDALMIAGFFVPAVGTFMLAVTAFQLLDEAYEGYEAWHAGDRHLALRHLEAVGLNLGLMAGLHVAGKVLPRLFNSPLLEGLDPITLDDGSQRLRKPDLVAYQSPVELPDTVRPNAKGQYLHQGQHFIRIEGSTYRQALDSTTGRWRIVHPQQDDAYRPWLEHNDEGAWHVDQEEPQRWSDIQLLRRLGPGLGLEAFDDAELLAALDISGVDRARLQEVYLANQPTPALLADTLVRMEMARGLPELGSEALESLYASQAASTMEQQLMQACPRLTTPLARRLVARLSAQERSAWVTGDQLPPWLLTQAAETQGQLPIVRAMEGLYYPALTSPDSERLMLDCLERLPGNAGELRIELRQSRPDGNLLASTGPEQARWRRVLIKSADGFEVYTGDRPVAGRPHRSLLDALHETLPEAKRESLQADSSEVLGGLLRQQAVQARGDWPHRLWGLKRPSPRPGLRGGKPLTAQPVLQSPRNALFARYRRLYPRVSDRQISQVFANWRQRLIAPQAELLVRERSLRDLRERLGAWAGEIPRRRRAARAILNAWRRNTFAWLIDGRALHSLDLSGLALENRDIADLMLSEGFTHIEDLNLSDNAALSHLPEPLLSAFPRLTRLSLGNCRFTHPPHVAEPSQLTWLDMESNRVTWDDRAQAALDRLPNLALLDLSGNPLLRAPALDRLPGLRSLMLNNAHLSELPSGLGQLRQALLLDLSSNTFERLPTGFEVPPDVGNPLALESDWLNPVIREQIENYYQQHGIDLLVSDFDYQELLHDASPARLGLWQKLPLHYRRDLRAILDSTPFDRDPAATREALWQRIIRMDNDPAFLQYALDRPAAELLDL; encoded by the coding sequence ATGCCGAACGACATCCCCCATCAGTTGCTGTTGCAGCAACGTTTGCCCACCTGGGCACACCAGGCCACCGCCAAGCAGTGGCGGCTCCTCACGAATGCCCTGGCACCCGTGCAGGGCACCACCGAACAACCCCCAGGCTGGTTCGCCAACGCGGCCCCGGACCTGCGCGAGCAGTTACAGGCCAGCCAATCCCGTCTCGTCCGATCCCAGCAAGCCCTGGCACGGGCGATCAAACCTCTGCGTCAGATCAGCGAGTTCGCCGAGCCGCTGCTTGCAGACCGCTTGCACACGGAGCACGGTTTCGACCACCCACTGCGCAATACCGAGCTGATCCGCATCCATCACCGCTGGACCCACCAGGTGGATGTCGCTCACCACGAGCGCAGCACGCTGCTCGAAGCCGCCCTGCACAACTTTGCCGACAACCTCACCTTCAGCCGTGACAGCGCACTGGCACCCAGCGAAGGCATCCAGGTGCACAAGACCACCGTGACCGGCCAGACCACGCTCGGTGACAGCGAAACCTGGGTGGACGTCGCCATGGCGTCGGAAACCTACACGATTGCCGCCCTGGGGCTGTCACCGGAGGACTTCGCCCGGACGTGCCGCGAGCTGGACCTGGGTCAACGCTACCAGGATCACCTGGCGTCTGTGTTCGCGCCATCCAAGGTTGCCAAGCTCTCTAAGCAGGTCTACAGGGACCAACTGCGCCTTGCAGCGGACATCGGCTTCCTGCGCCATCGCCTGACAGGGGCCGCGCTGGACACGCTCAAGACGCTGCTCGACAGCGGCACCTCCCTGCCTTGTACCCGGCTGAGCCTGTTCGACATCCCCCTGCATGAAGTCCTGATCATGGATGCCGGCGAATCCGGCCTGCTGGTCAGCCTCCCCGGACAGGACCAGGCGCTTCGCCAGTTCACCGGCATGGACAGCGTACACGAGCAACTGTGCAATGACCTGCTCGATGCGGCGTTCCGCCAACGGTTCCTGGACTACGTGCCCCGCCTGCAGCAGGCCACGTTTCTCGACCGCCTGCGGCAGAACCTCGATGCCAACGGCAAATCGCCAACCGACCAGCATTGGCCACGTCGCGCCCAGGCAGACCTGCATATGGCGCAGCTACCGGTAACAGGGGAGATTTTCGATTTTCTGCACAATGACCATGTAGCCCGTCTTCAGGCCGAGGCCCGGCTGTTTGCCGTACCCACCGCAGACGCGGATGAGCGGGAACGCAAGCGGCGCCTGGCGTTGTGGGAAAGCGCGGGCCTGGATGCGCTGATGATTGCCGGCTTCTTCGTTCCCGCCGTGGGTACGTTCATGCTGGCGGTCACCGCCTTCCAACTGCTTGATGAAGCCTACGAAGGCTACGAAGCCTGGCACGCAGGCGACCGCCATCTGGCCTTGCGCCATCTTGAAGCGGTGGGCCTGAACCTCGGCCTGATGGCCGGGCTGCATGTGGCCGGCAAGGTCTTGCCCAGGCTTTTCAACAGCCCGTTGCTCGAAGGCCTGGACCCGATAACCCTGGATGACGGCAGTCAGCGGCTGCGCAAACCCGATCTGGTCGCCTATCAAAGCCCGGTCGAGCTCCCTGACACGGTGCGGCCCAACGCCAAGGGGCAGTACCTGCACCAAGGCCAGCATTTCATTCGTATCGAAGGAAGCACCTATCGCCAGGCGCTGGACAGCACTACGGGACGCTGGCGAATCGTCCATCCGCAACAGGACGACGCCTACCGCCCCTGGCTCGAACACAACGATGAAGGTGCCTGGCACGTCGATCAGGAGGAACCTCAGCGCTGGAGTGATATCCAGTTACTCCGCCGCCTGGGGCCCGGACTTGGCCTGGAGGCATTCGACGACGCCGAACTGCTGGCGGCCCTGGACATCAGTGGCGTCGACCGCGCTCGACTTCAGGAAGTTTACTTGGCGAACCAGCCGACACCCGCTCTGCTGGCTGACACCCTGGTGCGAATGGAAATGGCCAGAGGCTTGCCCGAGCTGGGATCCGAAGCCCTTGAAAGCCTGTATGCAAGCCAGGCTGCAAGCACAATGGAACAGCAACTGATGCAGGCTTGTCCGCGCCTGACCACCCCATTGGCTCGAAGATTGGTGGCACGCCTGTCGGCGCAGGAACGCAGTGCCTGGGTCACGGGGGATCAACTGCCCCCATGGTTACTCACCCAGGCAGCCGAGACGCAAGGACAGCTACCGATCGTCCGCGCGATGGAAGGCCTTTACTACCCGGCCCTGACCAGCCCCGACAGCGAGCGCCTCATGCTGGATTGCCTGGAACGATTGCCTGGCAACGCTGGCGAACTGCGCATTGAACTGCGCCAATCCCGACCGGACGGGAACCTGCTCGCCAGCACCGGGCCTGAGCAGGCGCGCTGGCGGCGCGTACTGATCAAGTCCGCCGACGGCTTCGAAGTCTACACAGGCGATCGGCCTGTCGCCGGCCGCCCACACCGTTCGCTGCTCGATGCGTTGCATGAAACCCTTCCCGAGGCCAAGCGCGAGTCATTGCAAGCGGACAGTTCCGAGGTCCTGGGCGGGCTGCTCAGGCAGCAGGCCGTGCAAGCGCGCGGTGACTGGCCACACCGTCTCTGGGGGCTGAAACGTCCATCGCCGCGCCCTGGCCTGCGCGGCGGAAAACCGCTGACGGCTCAACCGGTGCTGCAATCTCCACGCAATGCATTGTTCGCCCGTTACCGCCGTCTTTACCCCAGGGTCAGCGACCGGCAGATCAGCCAGGTGTTTGCCAACTGGCGACAGCGGCTGATCGCGCCGCAAGCCGAACTGCTTGTCCGTGAACGCTCACTGCGCGACTTGCGTGAGCGATTGGGCGCCTGGGCAGGCGAGATACCGCGCCGCCGCCGCGCGGCACGTGCCATCCTCAACGCCTGGCGGCGCAATACCTTTGCCTGGTTGATCGACGGACGGGCGCTGCATAGCCTCGACCTGTCCGGGCTGGCGCTTGAAAACCGTGACATCGCCGACCTCATGCTTTCCGAGGGCTTCACCCATATCGAGGACCTGAACCTGAGTGACAATGCGGCACTCAGCCATCTGCCCGAGCCACTGCTCAGCGCCTTCCCGCGCCTCACACGCTTGAGCCTTGGCAATTGCCGGTTCACCCACCCTCCGCATGTCGCTGAACCTTCGCAATTGACCTGGCTGGACATGGAGTCCAATCGCGTGACCTGGGATGATCGCGCCCAGGCCGCGCTCGACCGCCTACCCAACCTGGCACTGCTGGACCTGAGCGGTAATCCGTTGTTGCGCGCACCCGCACTCGACCGTCTGCCAGGCTTGCGATCGTTGATGCTCAATAACGCGCACTTGAGTGAACTGCCCAGCGGCCTCGGGCAATTGCGCCAGGCCCTGTTGCTGGACCTTTCGAGCAATACGTTCGAGCGCCTGCCGACAGGCTTCGAGGTCCCTCCCGACGTCGGCAATCCCCTGGCGTTGGAAAGTGACTGGCTGAACCCGGTGATACGCGAGCAGATCGAGAACTATTACCAACAACACGGTATCGACCTGCTGGTCAGTGACTTCGACTACCAGGAACTGTTGCACGACGCCAGCCCTGCCCGCCTGGGCTTATGGCAAAAGCTGCCTTTGCACTATCGCCGGGACTTGCGCGCCATCCTGGACTCCACGCCGTTCGATCGCGATCCGGCCGCGACCCGCGAGGCGCTCTGGCAGCGGATAATCCGCATGGACAACGACCCGGCTTTCCTGCAATACGCCCTTGACCGGCCAGCGGCCGAGCTGCTCGACCTCTGA